TTAATTTTTCTAGTGGGGCAATTTGTTTGGTTTTAGCTTCTCATGCATATAGTGAGGGTGATTATCTAAGGGAGTACGACGAATATTTAAAATTTATTTCTTGTGGAAACAGTATTTAATTATAATATAAAGTTAAGATTGGTAGAAGAAACAGATGCTGACTTTATAATATTATTGAGGACAGATACTTCTAAATCTAAATTTATTAGTCCAACTGATTCGGATGTAAACAAACAAAAAGAGTGGATAAGAAAATATAAGGAGCGCGAAAAATCTGGAGACGAATATTATTTTATTGCAATTGATGAAAACGAAGAAAAGTTTGCTACATATCGAATTTATAACAAAATGAATGATAGCATTGAAATTGGTAGCTTTGTTTCAAAGCCATTTTATAATATTCCTATTAATGTTATAAAAGTTGATGTTATATTAAAAGAATTTGTGTTTACGTCACTAGGTTATGACCAATTAAATTTTGAAGTACGAAAAGAAAACAAATCTGTTGTAAGTTATCACAAAAAGTTTCACCCATATTTAGAAAAAGAGGATGACTTAAATTTTTATTTTGTTTTAGCTAAAGAAAATTTTTTGGTTAATAAAACGAAATTTGAAAAATTATTTTAAATTAAAAAAAACAATTTTTATGGAAAAATTTATCGAAAGTTTTAGAAATCAATTAGAAGATATTAATATCGAATTATCTCCAGATTTTGATTACGTAGACTCTGATTTTTGGGATTCATTGACAGCTGTAACAATTCAGATGATGGTTGAAGATGAATATGGTCTAAAAGTTGATATCCAAAAGATTTCAAGTTTTAAATCTATAAAGGAATTTTATCAGTTTATTCAGGATAATAAATAATGGAAGCCTATATTAAACATATTTCATATTATTTACCAACTGAAGTATTAACAAACGATGATATAGTTAACCAGTTTCCTGAATGGGATAATGAAAAAATTATTCAGAAAATTGGAGTTCAGTCTAGGAACATTACAAGAAATGATGAATTTACATCTGATATTAGTGTAGAAGCATTAAACGCTTTATGTGTAGAACACTGTATTGATAAATCAGAGATTGATTTTTTGTTAATATGTACACAATCACCAGATTATTTTTTGCCAACTACTGCATGTATCGTTCAAGATAAAGCGGGTTTGTCAAGTAGCTGTGGCGCTATTGATATAAATCAGGGATGCTCTGGATTTATTTATGGATTATCATTGGCTAAAGGATTAGTTGTTGCAGGAATTGCAAAAAATGTTGTATTAATTACAGCTGAAACTTATTCCAAACATATACATCCTTTGGATAAGGGAAATCGAAGTATTTTTGGAGATGCCGCTGCTGCAACTTTAATTTCAAATCATGGAGAGTATAGATTGGGAGAGTTTTCGTTGGGAACTGACGGAAAAGGTTTTGAAAATCTTATAGTTAAAAATGGCGCAATGAGAAATCGTAAAACGTCTGAAAATGAGGTTCCTAATGATAATAATCTCTATATGAACGGGCCAGAAATATTTAATTTCACAGCAAAAGCGGTTCCTACCTTGATTAGTGACAATTTAAAGAAAAATAATGAAAGCATAGATACAGTTAATCAGTTTATCTTTCATCAAGCTAACACGTTTATGTTAGAGTACCTAAGGAAGAAAATTAATATCCCAAGCGAAAAGTTTCTTATAGATATGCAGAGTTATGGTAATACGGTCTCTTCAACTATTCCTATTGCTCTAAAAAACAGATTAGATTTGCAAATAAAAGATGATAAAATTCTTTTAGCAGGTTTTGGTGTCGGATATTCTTGGGGAAGCGTAGTAATATATAATAAATAATAAATGATCAAATTTTTAGATTTACAAAAAATAAATAATCAATATAAAGATCAACTTATAGAAGTTGCAACTGAGGTAATAAATAGTGGTTGGTATTTGTTAGGAAAGCAGGTAGAAAAATTTGAAGAAAAGTTGCAAAACTTTCAAGGAGGTGGAAATGCTATTGCTGTTGCAAATGGTTTAGATGCATTACGTCTTATCTTTAAAGCATATATAGAATTAGGAATTATGCAAGAAGGCGATGAAGTAATTGTCCCTGCAAATACATACATAGCATCGGTATTAGCGATAACGGATAACAATCTAGTGCCTGTTTTTGCTGAACCTGATTTAAATACTTGTAATTTAGATTTGAACTTAATAGAAAGTAAAATAACAACCAAAACCAAGGCTATTATGGTAGTCCATCTGTATGGTCGTGTTTGCTGGAGCAATAATTTGGAGATATTGGCAAAAAAACATCAGCTAAAAATTATTGAAGACAATGCTCAGGCAATTGGTGCTAGATGGAATGGAGTTAGATCTGGTAACTTAGGTGATGCAGCAGGTTTTAGTTTTTATCCGGGTAAGAATTTAGGAGCATTAGGTGATTCTGGAGCGGTTACTACAAAAGATTCAGAGTTAAATAAAGCTATTCGTGCTTTAGCAAATTATGGATCTGCGCAAAAATATGTAAATAAGTATCAAGGCCTAAATAGCCGTATGGATGAAATCCAGGCTGCTTTTCTAAATGTGAAATTATCTTATGTTGAGATTGAAACACAAAAAAGAAGAGAAGTGGCGTCTTTTTATTTGAATAATATAAAAAACAGTAAAATTATTTTGCCTAGTAATGAAGTTGATGATGAGCATGTATGGCATGTATTTGTTGTTCGTACTGATGATCGAGAAAAGTTACAGTCTTATCTTGCTGAAAATCAAATTCAAACTTTGGTTCATTATCCTATACCACCACACAAACAAGAATGTTATTTGGAGATGAATACTCTCTCCCTGCCTATAACAGAACAAATCCACAAAGAAGTTTTAAGTCTCCCTATAAGTCCTGTAATAACTGTAGATGAATTAGAAAGAATTGTTGAAGTTTTAAATAAATATTAATTATTTTGAAATTAATTAAGACTTCTTTTTTTTCTGCTGTAATTACATTAATACGAATTAGTTCAGGCTTTGTGGCAGGTAAGGTCGTAGCTTTGTTTACGGGACCTGCAGGGGTTGCTATAATAGGGCAATTTAATAATTTTATTACCATAGTTTTGACTTTTGCTAATGGAGCGATTAACTCAGGGGTTATTAAATATACTGCTGAATTTGAGGGTGATGAAATACAATTAAAAAAGCTCTTCAGTACATCTTTTAAAATAAGTGTTTATTGTTCTGTTTTTTTTGGTTTTTTTTTATTAACAGTAGCTTCTTTTATATCTAAGCTATTATTTCAATCTGCATTATACATCAATCCTATTAGAGTTTTAGGTCTTACAATTATTTTGTATTCGCTTAATTCGCTTTTGATTGCTATTTTAAATGGATTAGGGCAAATAAAAAAATACACTTTAGTCA
This uncultured Flavobacterium sp. DNA region includes the following protein-coding sequences:
- a CDS encoding GNAT family N-acetyltransferase, which gives rise to METVFNYNIKLRLVEETDADFIILLRTDTSKSKFISPTDSDVNKQKEWIRKYKEREKSGDEYYFIAIDENEEKFATYRIYNKMNDSIEIGSFVSKPFYNIPINVIKVDVILKEFVFTSLGYDQLNFEVRKENKSVVSYHKKFHPYLEKEDDLNFYFVLAKENFLVNKTKFEKLF
- a CDS encoding acyl carrier protein, which codes for MEKFIESFRNQLEDINIELSPDFDYVDSDFWDSLTAVTIQMMVEDEYGLKVDIQKISSFKSIKEFYQFIQDNK
- a CDS encoding ketoacyl-ACP synthase III, whose amino-acid sequence is MEAYIKHISYYLPTEVLTNDDIVNQFPEWDNEKIIQKIGVQSRNITRNDEFTSDISVEALNALCVEHCIDKSEIDFLLICTQSPDYFLPTTACIVQDKAGLSSSCGAIDINQGCSGFIYGLSLAKGLVVAGIAKNVVLITAETYSKHIHPLDKGNRSIFGDAAAATLISNHGEYRLGEFSLGTDGKGFENLIVKNGAMRNRKTSENEVPNDNNLYMNGPEIFNFTAKAVPTLISDNLKKNNESIDTVNQFIFHQANTFMLEYLRKKINIPSEKFLIDMQSYGNTVSSTIPIALKNRLDLQIKDDKILLAGFGVGYSWGSVVIYNK
- a CDS encoding DegT/DnrJ/EryC1/StrS family aminotransferase, which gives rise to MIKFLDLQKINNQYKDQLIEVATEVINSGWYLLGKQVEKFEEKLQNFQGGGNAIAVANGLDALRLIFKAYIELGIMQEGDEVIVPANTYIASVLAITDNNLVPVFAEPDLNTCNLDLNLIESKITTKTKAIMVVHLYGRVCWSNNLEILAKKHQLKIIEDNAQAIGARWNGVRSGNLGDAAGFSFYPGKNLGALGDSGAVTTKDSELNKAIRALANYGSAQKYVNKYQGLNSRMDEIQAAFLNVKLSYVEIETQKRREVASFYLNNIKNSKIILPSNEVDDEHVWHVFVVRTDDREKLQSYLAENQIQTLVHYPIPPHKQECYLEMNTLSLPITEQIHKEVLSLPISPVITVDELERIVEVLNKY